CTTTTTCATGTGATAACAATCACACGAATTGGCAAAGCAATGTAGACCCGGTTTTTCACATTATCCAACTTTGGTTGCAGCGCAATATTTTCGAATTCACATCCAATTTATAGGAGTGAGATTAGCAGAATGGTGAAAAAGTAACGGTGATTCAAGTCACACGCGGAAATTAATCAAAAGATGACCCATGGAATGTCGAAGTCACAATACCCCGGCCGGCATCTTATTGCAATGACTTAATCCGCTTCGTTCGCAAAATCTGCGAATCTGGTATCTGACGTGCCTCCGCTGTTCTCAACGAATAAAAGTACACTTATGGGCCGTTCAAGATAAATAAGCCCGATATGATATTTCCTTCTAAAGGAGCGCGCCATGGATCTTCTCACTAAGATCAAGAATCATTCTGCTACAGTAGGGGTCATCGGCCTCGGTTACGTGGGGTTGCCTCTCGTCATTCAGTTCGTCAAGGCCGGGTTCGGCGTGACCGGCTTCGATCTGGACGAAGAAAAGATCAAGTTCCTGAACAGCGGCAAGTCGTACATCAAGCACATCCCCGGGGAAGACATCAAGGCGCTGAAGGAGAGCGGCACGTTCAAGGCCACGACGGACTCCGCGGCCCTGAAGGGCATGGACTGCATCATTATCTGCGTGCCCACGCCGCTGACGAAGCAGCTGGACCCGGACCTTTCCTATGTGCTGAACACGACGCGGACGATCGCCAAATACCTCCGCAAGGGTCAACTCGTCGTGCTCGAGTCCACGACCTATCCGGGCACCACGGACCAGGACATGCGCTCGATCCTGGAGGAGACGGGAATGAAGGCGGGCAGGGATTTCTTCCTTGCCTTCTCTCCGGAGCGGGAGGACCCGAACAACAAGAACTTCAATACGCATACGATCCCGAAGATCGTGGGCGGGTATACGAAAGCCTGCCTGGCCAATGCCGACGCTCTCTACAGTTCCATTGTCGAAAAGACCGTGCCGGTATCATCGACCCGGGTGGCCGAGGCGGCGAAGCTCCTGGAGAACATCTATCGCGCGGTGAACATCGCGCTCGTGAACGAATTGAAGGTCCTCTTCGACCGGATGGACATCGACGTCTACGAGGTGATCAACGCCGCCAAGACGAAGCCCTTCGGCTTCCAGGCGTTCTATCCCGGGCCCGGACTGGGCGGCCACTGCATCCCCATCGATCCCTTCTATCTTACCTGGAAGGCGCGCGAATACGATTTCCACACCCGGTTCATCGAGCTTGCCGGCGAGATCAATACCAGCATGCCGTACTATGTCACCGGCAAGGTCGGCGAAGCATTGAACCGTCAGGGGAAGAGCATCTCCTCGTCGAAGATCCTGATCCTGGGGCTCGCCTATAAAAAGGACATTGATGATACCCGCGAGTCGCCGTCCCTGAAACTGATCGAGCTCCTTTCGGAAAAGGGGGCGCAGGTTGACTTTAACGACCCCTACATCCCGCGGACGAAGAAGATGCGCAAGTACGACCTGAAGAAGAGCTCCGTGCCCCTTACGGAGGAAACCCTCAAGAGCTACGACTGCGTGGTGGTCGCGACCGACCACTCCTGCTACGACTATAAGTTCATCCTCGACCACTCGCAGCTCGTGGTCGATACGCGCAATGCCATGAACGGGGTCGTCAAAAAGGGCCAGTCCAACCTAGTAAAGGCGTAGAGCGTTCTCATGATAGAATCCACGCTGACTGCTCTCGCCGTCTTCCTGCTCCTGCCGCTCGCAGGGTATTCGCTGTATGCCAAGCTGTTCCGGAGGAATACCGTGCGGGTCGTGGTTTCCCGCGGCGTCATGTACCGTTCGATCACGCTCCTTTCCGTCGGCGCCTACTTCATAGCACTCGGGCTCATCAGCGGAGGGCTGAAGCATTTTGAAGTCTCTTTCGCCCGCTCGATCACGATCTTCTTTGCCTTTGCCGGTGCGATCGCATTGACCGCGCTGTTCCTGTCGGAGCGGCTGCGGCGCCGGGTGAAGGTCTTCATCAACAAGCATTTTTATGAGCAAAAGCACGATTACCGCCGGACATGGATGGCTTTGACCGGCCGGCTTGCTTCCTGTACGACGCTCTCCGACATGGAAAACGCCATCCTGGAGATGTTCCGGGAGACCTTCGGCCTCCGGGGCGTATCGCTGTATCTCTATAATCGAAGAAGCGGCGTCTATGCCCCCGCGATCGATCATTCCCTGCCGCGCGCGGAAGCGGGGCTCAGGCTTTCGGCGGGACTGCTCGGCTATTTCCGGGACCGGGATCGGGTCTGGAACCCTCTTGACAAGGAGTACGTTCCCGATGATGCTGAGGCATCCTTTGTCAGCTCTGCGGGCGCCCGGCTGGTCATACCGCTGGTCTCCGGCAGAGAGGTGGAAGGCGTCGTGGTCTTCGGAGAGAGGATGGCCAGGGAGCCCTTCACCTACGAGGATTATGATCTCATGAAGATCATGGCGAGGCAGTCGGCGCTGCTGCTGAGCAATCAACGGCTTACCGAGGAGCTTGTCGAGACGCGGGAACTTGCCGCGGTCGCCCGGGTGTCCTCTTTTGTCATCCACGACCTCAAAAACCTGACCCAGACGCTGTCGCTCATCATGGACAACGCCGATGAGCACATTGGCAATCCTGATTTTCAACGCGACATGCTGGCCAGCGTGAAGCAAACGGTCGGGAACATGAAGCACCTCATGCAGAAGCTGAACGCGATCCCCGGGACCGGCAAGCCGAACCTGGTGCGATACGATATACGGCTCCTGACCACGACCGTCGTGGGGGAATTGGCGAAGACACGTCCGGGGAAGCGTGTCGTCTGTCTCGGCACAACCGCTCCCTGCATGGTCGATACTGCAGAGATGAGCAAGGTCATCGTGAATCTCGTGCAGAACGGCCTCGACGCTACGGAAGAGGCCGGAATGGTCAAGGCTGAGACGGGCGCGAACGATGGCCGCGTCTTCCTCAGGATATCCGATACCGGCTGCGGCATGAATGGAGACTTCGTGCTGCGCCAGGTGTTCAAGCTCTTTCGGACCACGAAGGGGGAGGGGCTCGGGGTAGGACTCTACCAGTGCAGGCAGATCGTCGAATCGATGGGCGGTACGATCGAGGTGAAGAGCGAGGTCGGTAAGGGATCTGAGTTCACCGTGTACCTGCCCGCGGTTCGGCAGGATGCGTGAAAAGCGAAATAGAAGGCAGGCCGTTGCCGCTCTTCTCTGCGTCGCCATACCGGGGCACGCACAAGACCGAAAAAAGGAGCGTTTTTATGGAGAAGCTGCTGATCGTCGATGACTCCGAAGACATCTGTAAACAGCTGAAGTGGGGCTTCGGGACCGAGTATACCCTGTTGTTCGCAGGTGACCGGAAGGAGACGCTGACGCTCTTTCTGAAGCATCGGCCCAAGGTTGTCGTGCTCGATCTCGGTCTGCCGCCGCACGCAGACGGCGCAACGGAGGGGTTCCGCTGCCTTGAAGAGATGCTCGCAGGAGACCTTTTTGCGAAGATAATCATCGTGACCGGGCGCGACGACACGGACAGCGCGCTCCACGCCGTTCAGAACGGGGCCTACGATTACTTGCAGAAGCCGATCGACCTGGGGGAGTTGAAGGTCATCATCAAGCGCGCCTTCCACCTGTATGCCCTGGAAGAGGAGAACCGGCGGCTGCGGACCGTGCTGGGCAGGAAGAGCAGCGCCCTGTCGGGCATTATCGGCCAATGCCCCGCCATGCTCGACGTGTTCGCGACGGTGAGAAAGGCAGCTTCATCGGATGTGTCGGTGCTGATCCAGGGGGAAAGCGGAACAGGCAAAGAACTCGTCGCGAGGGCTATCCATTCCATGAGCCCGCGGCGCGAGCGTGACTTCGTGGCGATCGACTGCGGAGCGATCCCGGAAAATCTTCTCGACTCAGAGCTGTTCGGATGCGAGAAAACGGCCTTTACCGGCGCGCACGTCCTGGTCAGGGGCAATGTGGAGTATGCTCATGGGGGGACCCTCTTCCTCGACGAGATCGGCGGGCTCCCGGGCCCGCTGCAGGCCAAAGTGCTCCGGCTTCTTCAGGACAAGACGGTCCAGCGGTCCGGCGGGAGGGAAGAGATCACCGTTGATGCGAGGATCATAACAGCTACAAACCGGAATATCGCGGAAGATATGACAGCGGGAAGGTTCAGGGACGACCTTTACTACCGGATCGGCGTGATCACGATCAACCTGCCGCCGCTTCGGGAGCGGAGGGAGGATATCGCGCTCCTGGGTACGGTCTTCCTGATGCGCTTCGGCGAGGAGTTCAAGAAAAGGGTCAAAGGGTTCAGCTCTGCCGCCCTGAAGCAGATGGAATCCTACTCCTGGCCGGGAAACGTCGGGGAGCTCGAGAACAGGCTCCAGCGGGCCGTCATCCTGTCCGATACCGCGCTCCTAGAACCCCATGACCTTGGTTTCTCGCCAAAGCCGGCGGAGCCCTATGACACATTTCCGAAATCGGAAGGCATGACGCTGAAGGATGCGCGGGACCGGGTCGAACGGGAAATGATCATGCATGCCATGGACCGGTCCCAGGGGAATATAGCCCAGGCCGCTGAAGAGCTCGGGATCAGCCGGCCGACGTTCTATGACATCATGAAAAAGCATGGGCTGTTTCATGTATCGCACCAGCAGGCCCGGTAGGCCCGCGGCGCGGTGAAACAGCCGAAAGGGGGAAGAGACTGCGGGAGAAACCTTACTGGACGACCTTGCTCACCTCGTTCGAATAGCCGCTTTCCATGCCGCTCGTATCATAGGACGTTAGCGAGAAGTAGTAGGTTCCGGAGGTGAGATTATTGATCGAATAGCTCGTCACATTCCCGATGGTAATGGTATTCGGATAGGACCCGTGCGTCGTCCCGTAATGCACCTTATAGCCTGCAAGATCAGTCAGAGGCGTTCCGTCGGTGTTCGTCGTCGGCGCGCTCCAAACAAGCGTGGCTGTTCCTAATGTGGTACCGCCGCCTGTTCCGCTGCCACCACCGCTCGAGGGGGAGCTGGCGGGGAGCAACGAAGTCGTGGTGCTGCCGCCACTACCACATCCCGCTCCTGCTGACAGGATAAAGAGCAACAGTAAAAAGATAGATAAAAAATTCCTGACGGCCATGATTATCTCCTTATACGTCTGAGCAGATGAAGAAGAGAATACCATTATGACTCCGTTACCTGCTAGTGGAAAGGGCCATAAAACTCTCAAAATATTGTCGCTATAGTATCATAAATCGAAACAAAATATGTGAGCACAATCACATTTGCAACGACTTTTTTCGCATTTACTGCATTAAATCACATACTTTGGTTGTATTTGAGCACCGCGAACCTTTACTCAGGGAAGGTGATGAGCAACACGCGGAAAATAACCTTGCGACGGGGCGAGTATTCAGTATAATAATTAAAAGGTCCTATGAATAAAGTGCGTGATCATAGTGTGAAGCAGAAAAACCCTACGCGGAAAAGCAGGAGCGGACCAGGACCGGGACCGGGAAGTTCTTTAAAAGACCTTCACCGACATAATGGTCTGAACAAGATAGAAATATTCTCCTCCCTGACCGAAGCTGAATTGCATCAAGTGCGCGACCAGGTCACCATTAAA
This Nitrospirota bacterium DNA region includes the following protein-coding sequences:
- a CDS encoding nucleotide sugar dehydrogenase; translation: MDLLTKIKNHSATVGVIGLGYVGLPLVIQFVKAGFGVTGFDLDEEKIKFLNSGKSYIKHIPGEDIKALKESGTFKATTDSAALKGMDCIIICVPTPLTKQLDPDLSYVLNTTRTIAKYLRKGQLVVLESTTYPGTTDQDMRSILEETGMKAGRDFFLAFSPEREDPNNKNFNTHTIPKIVGGYTKACLANADALYSSIVEKTVPVSSTRVAEAAKLLENIYRAVNIALVNELKVLFDRMDIDVYEVINAAKTKPFGFQAFYPGPGLGGHCIPIDPFYLTWKAREYDFHTRFIELAGEINTSMPYYVTGKVGEALNRQGKSISSSKILILGLAYKKDIDDTRESPSLKLIELLSEKGAQVDFNDPYIPRTKKMRKYDLKKSSVPLTEETLKSYDCVVVATDHSCYDYKFILDHSQLVVDTRNAMNGVVKKGQSNLVKA
- the prsK gene encoding XrtA/PEP-CTERM system histidine kinase PrsK, which translates into the protein MIESTLTALAVFLLLPLAGYSLYAKLFRRNTVRVVVSRGVMYRSITLLSVGAYFIALGLISGGLKHFEVSFARSITIFFAFAGAIALTALFLSERLRRRVKVFINKHFYEQKHDYRRTWMALTGRLASCTTLSDMENAILEMFRETFGLRGVSLYLYNRRSGVYAPAIDHSLPRAEAGLRLSAGLLGYFRDRDRVWNPLDKEYVPDDAEASFVSSAGARLVIPLVSGREVEGVVVFGERMAREPFTYEDYDLMKIMARQSALLLSNQRLTEELVETRELAAVARVSSFVIHDLKNLTQTLSLIMDNADEHIGNPDFQRDMLASVKQTVGNMKHLMQKLNAIPGTGKPNLVRYDIRLLTTTVVGELAKTRPGKRVVCLGTTAPCMVDTAEMSKVIVNLVQNGLDATEEAGMVKAETGANDGRVFLRISDTGCGMNGDFVLRQVFKLFRTTKGEGLGVGLYQCRQIVESMGGTIEVKSEVGKGSEFTVYLPAVRQDA
- the prsR gene encoding PEP-CTERM-box response regulator transcription factor yields the protein MEKLLIVDDSEDICKQLKWGFGTEYTLLFAGDRKETLTLFLKHRPKVVVLDLGLPPHADGATEGFRCLEEMLAGDLFAKIIIVTGRDDTDSALHAVQNGAYDYLQKPIDLGELKVIIKRAFHLYALEEENRRLRTVLGRKSSALSGIIGQCPAMLDVFATVRKAASSDVSVLIQGESGTGKELVARAIHSMSPRRERDFVAIDCGAIPENLLDSELFGCEKTAFTGAHVLVRGNVEYAHGGTLFLDEIGGLPGPLQAKVLRLLQDKTVQRSGGREEITVDARIITATNRNIAEDMTAGRFRDDLYYRIGVITINLPPLRERREDIALLGTVFLMRFGEEFKKRVKGFSSAALKQMESYSWPGNVGELENRLQRAVILSDTALLEPHDLGFSPKPAEPYDTFPKSEGMTLKDARDRVEREMIMHAMDRSQGNIAQAAEELGISRPTFYDIMKKHGLFHVSHQQAR